Proteins encoded in a region of the Candidatus Binatus sp. genome:
- a CDS encoding LLM class flavin-dependent oxidoreductase, with product MKIGYFTERPVRYVPEEVILRNGGHFGVSNSYFDREKAADDYNYFIDENLYAEELGFDIIALNEHHGNPFCMGSVMNVEAAILARLSKKARILLIGNPLPVLKHPLRMAEELAEIDLISRGRLITGWVRGAGSEQFFNNANPAYNRELFEEAHDFIVQAWTRPGPWRYEGKHFHYRHVNPWALPYQKPHPPMWIPGVISPETVKWCAEHNYPYFGLGTSLGPTCDLWEYYADEAAKHGYQAGPENFGYVIPTFVAETEARAQELGKGFLFGGGQNSFARVEHTLPPGYNSQDAIRRMSKQPQGSWLGVSGDKLRGHSEEQKIDPEAVRARLEPGYKKAQHQLQLIIGTPKQVTSKLKSILSVLRPGAVVVFNVQGPVTNEDRQTSMRLIAQEVIPALREHAKANDLPDALEKPPGSVKLTSGTARIPVSDRGPLKELGLI from the coding sequence ATGAAAATTGGCTATTTCACGGAACGGCCGGTGCGATACGTTCCCGAGGAAGTGATTCTGCGCAACGGCGGACACTTTGGGGTGTCGAATAGCTACTTCGATCGCGAGAAGGCGGCCGATGACTATAACTATTTCATCGACGAGAACCTTTACGCGGAAGAATTGGGCTTCGACATAATCGCGCTGAATGAGCATCACGGCAATCCGTTTTGCATGGGCAGCGTGATGAACGTCGAGGCGGCGATTCTGGCGCGGCTCTCGAAAAAGGCGCGGATTCTTTTGATCGGCAACCCGCTGCCGGTGCTGAAGCATCCGCTGCGCATGGCGGAAGAGCTGGCCGAGATCGATCTCATCTCGCGCGGGCGACTCATCACCGGATGGGTGCGCGGTGCGGGCAGCGAGCAGTTCTTCAACAATGCGAATCCGGCCTACAATCGCGAACTGTTCGAAGAGGCGCACGATTTCATCGTGCAGGCGTGGACCAGGCCCGGCCCGTGGCGCTACGAGGGCAAGCATTTTCACTATCGGCACGTGAATCCGTGGGCGCTGCCATATCAGAAGCCGCATCCGCCGATGTGGATTCCCGGAGTCATCAGCCCCGAGACGGTGAAGTGGTGCGCCGAGCATAACTATCCATATTTTGGACTTGGCACTTCGCTGGGGCCGACCTGCGACTTGTGGGAATACTATGCGGACGAAGCCGCCAAGCACGGCTATCAGGCCGGGCCGGAGAATTTTGGCTACGTGATACCGACCTTCGTCGCCGAGACCGAAGCGCGCGCGCAGGAACTAGGCAAGGGCTTCCTGTTCGGCGGCGGGCAGAACTCGTTCGCGCGCGTCGAGCATACCCTGCCTCCCGGCTACAACTCGCAGGACGCGATTCGCAGGATGTCCAAGCAGCCGCAGGGAAGCTGGCTCGGCGTGAGCGGCGACAAACTGCGCGGGCATTCCGAAGAGCAGAAGATCGATCCGGAAGCGGTCAGGGCAAGGCTCGAGCCGGGCTATAAGAAGGCGCAGCATCAGTTGCAACTGATCATCGGAACGCCAAAGCAAGTGACATCGAAACTGAAGAGCATCCTGAGCGTGCTGCGTCCCGGCGCGGTGGTGGTGTTCAACGTGCAAGGACCGGTGACGAATGAAGATCGGCAGACCAGCATGCGGCTGATCGCGCAGGAGGTCATCCCGGCGCTGCGCGAGCATGCCAAGGCGAACGATCTACCCGATGCACTCGAGAAACCGCCCGGCTCGGTAAAGCTGACCTCGGGCACCGCGCGGATACCGGTGTCGGATCGCGGTCCGCTGAAGGAACTGGGTTTGATTTAG
- a CDS encoding nuclear transport factor 2 family protein — protein sequence MATIEELESRLRRLEDIEQIKKLKARYCAYCDDNYDADGIASLFTEDGVWDGGALGKGVGHEGIKKFFLRAPSAFTFAIHNVMNPIIEVDGDMATGRWYLVQPLTRRENDAESAMWLAGRYEDDYVRVGAEWKFKRLRFITIFLAPYAEGWATKSSA from the coding sequence ATGGCGACCATCGAAGAATTGGAATCGCGGTTGCGGCGACTCGAAGATATCGAGCAGATCAAAAAGCTGAAAGCGCGGTACTGCGCTTACTGCGACGACAACTACGACGCCGACGGGATCGCGTCGTTGTTCACGGAAGACGGTGTGTGGGACGGCGGCGCGTTGGGCAAAGGCGTGGGTCACGAGGGCATCAAGAAGTTTTTCCTTCGAGCGCCGTCGGCGTTTACCTTCGCGATCCACAACGTCATGAATCCCATTATCGAGGTGGATGGCGACATGGCGACCGGACGCTGGTATTTGGTTCAGCCGCTCACGCGTCGCGAAAACGATGCGGAATCGGCGATGTGGCTCGCAGGCCGCTATGAAGACGACTATGTGCGCGTCGGCGCCGAGTGGAAATTCAAGCGGCTCCGTTTCATCACGATTTTTTTGGCGCCATACGCAGAAGGTTGGGCGACGAAATCATCCGCGTGA
- a CDS encoding amidohydrolase, protein MSSHSMNEMLSGLDDMRPRLTDFYQDLHRHPELSMQENRTAAEAAEHLHGEGYEVTTGVGKTGVVAILDNGPGPMVMLRADMDALPLREQTELPYASSATGTDPDGIEVPVMHACGHDMHVACMWGAASMLAVNRNRWSGRLMMVVQPGEEIAAGARAMIEDRIFDRFGKPTVILGQHVTPAPAGTLHWRSGVTMAAADSIEIRLFGRGAHGSRPQSSIDPVVMAASLVMRLQTIVAREVSPTEQVVVTVGSIRAGTKENIIPDEAFLKLNVRTFSTAVREHVLDSIRRIANAEASASNAPRPPEFRPLNSFPILSNDHDATTHLASALSAHFGRERVHQTPAVNASEDFGEFGTAAGVPSVFWYFGGLDYGLIRAAERAGGMDAIPGNHSPLFAPVIEPTLSTGVEALVAGALACLPAT, encoded by the coding sequence ATGTCCAGCCACTCGATGAACGAGATGCTCTCGGGCCTCGACGATATGCGTCCGCGGCTCACCGATTTCTATCAGGATTTGCATCGTCACCCCGAATTGTCGATGCAGGAAAATCGCACTGCCGCCGAAGCCGCCGAGCACCTGCACGGCGAGGGATACGAAGTCACCACCGGCGTTGGCAAAACCGGCGTGGTCGCGATTCTCGACAACGGTCCCGGCCCGATGGTGATGCTGCGCGCGGATATGGATGCGCTGCCGCTCCGCGAGCAGACCGAATTGCCGTACGCCAGCAGTGCAACCGGCACCGATCCCGACGGTATCGAGGTGCCGGTGATGCACGCGTGCGGGCATGACATGCACGTCGCGTGTATGTGGGGCGCTGCATCGATGCTGGCAGTGAATCGCAATCGTTGGTCCGGGCGCCTCATGATGGTCGTTCAGCCCGGTGAGGAAATCGCCGCCGGCGCGCGCGCGATGATCGAGGATCGGATTTTCGATCGCTTCGGCAAGCCGACGGTGATCCTCGGCCAGCACGTAACGCCGGCGCCGGCGGGCACGCTGCATTGGCGCTCGGGCGTGACGATGGCGGCGGCCGACAGTATCGAGATTCGGCTCTTCGGGCGCGGCGCGCATGGCTCGCGTCCGCAATCGAGCATCGATCCGGTGGTGATGGCGGCGTCACTCGTGATGCGCCTGCAAACCATCGTCGCGCGCGAAGTCTCGCCGACCGAACAGGTCGTCGTCACAGTCGGAAGCATCCGCGCGGGAACCAAGGAGAACATCATCCCCGACGAAGCGTTTCTGAAACTCAACGTGCGCACGTTTTCGACCGCGGTTCGCGAGCACGTGCTCGATTCGATCAGGCGGATTGCCAACGCTGAAGCGAGCGCCTCAAACGCCCCGCGACCGCCGGAGTTCCGGCCGCTCAACAGTTTTCCGATCCTGTCGAACGATCACGACGCAACGACGCATCTGGCGTCAGCGTTGAGCGCGCATTTCGGCAGAGAGCGAGTGCATCAGACGCCCGCGGTGAACGCCAGCGAGGATTTCGGCGAGTTCGGGACTGCGGCGGGCGTGCCCTCGGTGTTCTGGTATTTCGGCGGGCTCGATTACGGATTGATTCGCGCCGCCGAACGCGCAGGCGGCATGGACGCAATCCCCGGCAATCACTCGCCGCTGTTCGCGCCAGTGATCGAACCAACGCTTTCGACTGGAGTTGAGGCGCTGGTCGCCGGCGCGCTCGCGTGCCTGCCCGCGACGTGA
- a CDS encoding DJ-1/PfpI family protein, producing the protein MTHKEIDMRITFLIFDDLTALDAIGPYEVLCRLPQAEVTFVGETAGIMRTDPRSLGLVADRSIDEVDSTDILVVPGGIGEEKVRAKPHMLDWVRRIHETTQWTTSVCTGALVLGAAGLLKGLPATTHWAWREKLREFGAEPRSERVVEQGKIITAAGVSAGIDMALHLARRVAGDTYAQAIQVGIEYDPQPPFDGCASRAPAPVLGLLQSLYDERSARAAARR; encoded by the coding sequence ATGACGCACAAGGAGATCGATATGCGAATCACTTTTCTGATTTTCGATGACCTCACCGCGCTCGATGCGATCGGCCCCTACGAAGTGCTGTGCCGCTTGCCCCAAGCCGAGGTCACCTTTGTCGGCGAGACCGCCGGCATCATGCGCACCGACCCGCGTTCGCTCGGCCTCGTCGCCGATCGTTCGATCGACGAGGTCGATAGCACCGACATCCTCGTTGTGCCCGGCGGAATCGGCGAAGAAAAGGTGCGCGCCAAACCGCACATGCTCGATTGGGTTCGCCGCATCCACGAAACGACCCAATGGACCACCTCGGTATGCACCGGCGCGCTGGTGCTCGGCGCCGCTGGCCTTCTCAAGGGACTACCGGCAACCACGCATTGGGCGTGGCGCGAGAAGTTGCGCGAGTTCGGCGCGGAGCCGCGCTCCGAGCGCGTCGTCGAACAGGGCAAGATCATCACTGCGGCGGGCGTGTCAGCGGGAATCGACATGGCGCTGCATCTCGCGCGCCGCGTCGCCGGCGATACTTACGCGCAGGCGATCCAGGTCGGTATCGAGTACGATCCGCAGCCGCCGTTCGACGGATGCGCCAGCCGCGCGCCCGCGCCAGTGCTGGGTTTGCTGCAATCGCTGTACGACGAGCGTTCCGCGCGCGCCGCCGCTAGACGTTAA
- a CDS encoding CocE/NonD family hydrolase, with the protein MHVPQETLTASPVKTASCRTILRRRRQMENAKYEVKVERNLLIPLSDGATLAADLYGPNAEGSFPALLSFYPYHKDDLIGASNEYPRRYFAARGYNVLLIDFRGLGSSDGIPHRAMDRGEGRDGAEAVEWIAAQPWCDGNVGMFGMSYGGISSLKVAYEQPPHLRAIVPIMGTDDIYIDYLYSGGCLSCLPSFGAWGSFMLAMNLMPPTLIDPAGRWYKVWQQRLEHAMPYIYPWQDHPSHDEFWQSGAVDCSQIKIPAFVIGGWRDIFPEAMPRVYEQLGSANKKLLMGPWMHTLPDLSPREPLDYLPEMVRFFDRWVKNEQNGLENEPAVTYFVQGSANRWRSERKWPVSRTTFSNFYLGAKRALATDPAGEDGSEQYEARPSVGTLAGLWDPTALGIGLPLDQGPDDLASVAFTSAAMQADTEISGSPEATIKIAVERGDDANLVVKLCDVAPDGSSSLISTGWLKAAYRNGLENPEAVPLEQVIEMRVPMVATSYMVGRRHRLRVSVSCSDFPRIFPTRTNPAIRVYFGGRRGSHVRIPIVPPPKNNGNYAEVRRPDPSVQRSPFFVSMTPRWTIERDLASGRTSVVTGSHQQSNMINGGAFDMNHVARASVTDSNPQGAAVHGDTQITLELPSVGQMIVKTTSWIGQDGLSLTGQISLNGTVVFEKHWRK; encoded by the coding sequence ATGCATGTGCCACAAGAGACTTTAACAGCATCGCCGGTCAAAACGGCGTCGTGCCGAACAATCCTTCGGAGGCGCAGGCAAATGGAAAACGCGAAGTACGAGGTTAAAGTCGAGCGCAACCTCTTGATCCCGCTGAGCGACGGCGCGACGCTGGCGGCCGACTTGTATGGCCCGAACGCCGAGGGCAGCTTTCCCGCGCTGCTCAGTTTTTACCCGTACCACAAGGACGATCTGATCGGCGCCTCGAACGAATATCCGCGCCGCTATTTCGCCGCGCGCGGCTACAACGTGCTGCTGATCGATTTTCGCGGGCTCGGCAGTTCCGACGGCATCCCGCATCGCGCGATGGATCGCGGCGAGGGTCGCGACGGCGCCGAAGCCGTGGAATGGATCGCGGCGCAACCGTGGTGCGACGGCAACGTCGGCATGTTCGGCATGTCGTACGGCGGCATCTCGTCGTTGAAGGTGGCGTACGAGCAGCCGCCGCATCTGAGAGCGATCGTGCCGATCATGGGCACCGACGACATCTATATCGATTACCTGTACTCCGGCGGATGCTTGAGTTGCCTGCCGTCGTTCGGCGCCTGGGGCTCGTTTATGCTCGCGATGAACCTGATGCCGCCGACGCTGATCGATCCGGCGGGCCGTTGGTACAAGGTCTGGCAGCAGCGGCTCGAGCATGCGATGCCGTACATCTATCCGTGGCAGGATCATCCTTCGCACGACGAGTTCTGGCAGTCGGGCGCGGTCGATTGCTCGCAAATCAAGATTCCCGCGTTTGTGATCGGCGGATGGCGCGACATTTTTCCCGAGGCGATGCCGCGCGTGTACGAACAGCTTGGCAGCGCGAACAAGAAACTGCTGATGGGGCCGTGGATGCATACGCTGCCCGATCTCTCGCCGCGCGAGCCGCTCGACTATCTGCCGGAGATGGTTCGCTTCTTCGATCGATGGGTGAAGAACGAGCAGAACGGCCTCGAGAACGAACCGGCGGTGACGTATTTCGTGCAGGGCAGCGCGAATCGTTGGCGCAGCGAGCGCAAGTGGCCGGTCTCGCGCACGACGTTCAGCAACTTTTATCTCGGTGCGAAGCGCGCGCTGGCGACCGATCCGGCGGGCGAGGACGGCAGCGAGCAGTACGAGGCGCGGCCGTCGGTCGGCACGCTGGCGGGACTGTGGGATCCGACCGCGCTCGGTATAGGTTTGCCGCTCGACCAGGGCCCCGACGATCTTGCGTCGGTGGCATTCACCAGCGCTGCGATGCAGGCGGACACGGAGATCAGCGGTTCGCCCGAGGCGACGATCAAAATCGCGGTCGAGCGCGGCGACGACGCGAACCTGGTGGTAAAGCTGTGCGACGTCGCGCCGGATGGCAGCTCGTCGCTGATCAGTACCGGGTGGCTGAAGGCGGCGTATCGCAACGGACTCGAAAATCCCGAGGCGGTGCCGCTCGAACAAGTTATCGAGATGCGGGTGCCGATGGTCGCGACGTCATACATGGTCGGACGGCGGCATCGATTGCGCGTCAGCGTGTCGTGTTCGGATTTTCCGCGCATCTTTCCGACGCGGACCAATCCGGCGATTCGCGTGTATTTCGGCGGGCGGCGCGGGTCGCACGTCAGGATTCCGATCGTGCCGCCGCCGAAAAACAACGGCAACTACGCCGAGGTGCGGCGGCCCGATCCGTCGGTGCAGCGCTCGCCATTTTTCGTTTCGATGACGCCGCGATGGACGATCGAACGCGATCTGGCGAGCGGCCGCACCAGCGTCGTCACGGGATCGCATCAGCAGAGCAACATGATTAATGGCGGCGCGTTCGACATGAATCACGTCGCGCGCGCGTCGGTGACGGACTCGAATCCGCAAGGTGCGGCGGTCCACGGCGATACGCAGATAACGCTCGAGTTGCCGTCAGTCGGCCAGATGATAGTGAAGACGACGAGCTGGATCGGTCAGGATGGGCTATCGCTCACCGGACAGATCAGCCTCAACGGCACCGTGGTGTTCGAGAAGCATTGGCGCAAGTAA
- a CDS encoding GlxA family transcriptional regulator has protein sequence MYIAAITIRSDTACMKKPRRNSPIPLRPTALPHLDLHRKSISRRVVMVAFDDAQVLDITGPLEVFGRTARLLDDERRSRTPAYAIELVASKSGAITTSSGLRLLADRAIAEVRGPIDTLIVAGGRGAIAALDDRALIGSIRRLASRVRRLCSVCTGAFLLAEAGLLEGRSATTHWRQCEALARRYPGIKVETDPIFVRDGNVFTSAGVTAGIDLALALVEHDHGRDIALAVARELVMFLRRPGGQSQFSVQLRAQTADREPLRELQNWIANNPGKDLSIEALARRTAMSQRNFARVFTREVGQTPGEFVENLRLETARRRLEESADGVDLIAAESGFGTRESMRRAFVRNLHVPPSAYRSRFNQKLSA, from the coding sequence ATGTATATTGCAGCCATCACCATTCGCAGCGATACTGCCTGCATGAAGAAGCCGCGGCGCAATTCCCCGATCCCGCTCCGGCCCACGGCCCTACCCCATCTTGATCTGCACCGCAAGTCCATCAGCCGGCGCGTCGTGATGGTCGCGTTCGACGACGCCCAGGTGCTCGATATCACCGGACCGCTCGAGGTGTTCGGCCGCACCGCGCGATTGCTCGACGATGAACGCCGATCGCGCACGCCCGCCTATGCGATCGAACTCGTCGCCAGCAAGTCTGGCGCGATCACCACTTCGTCCGGTCTGCGACTGCTCGCCGATCGCGCGATCGCCGAGGTGCGCGGACCAATCGACACGCTGATCGTCGCCGGTGGGCGCGGCGCCATCGCGGCGCTTGACGATCGCGCGTTGATCGGCTCGATTCGCCGCCTGGCTTCCCGCGTGCGGCGGCTCTGCTCCGTATGCACCGGCGCGTTCCTGCTCGCAGAAGCGGGATTGCTCGAAGGGCGCTCCGCCACGACACATTGGCGCCAATGCGAGGCGCTCGCGCGGCGCTATCCCGGCATCAAAGTCGAGACCGATCCGATCTTTGTGCGTGACGGCAACGTTTTTACTTCCGCCGGTGTCACCGCCGGAATCGATCTCGCGCTGGCGCTGGTCGAGCACGATCACGGCCGCGACATCGCGCTCGCCGTCGCGCGCGAACTCGTGATGTTCCTGCGCCGCCCCGGCGGCCAATCGCAATTCTCCGTGCAGTTGAGGGCGCAAACGGCGGACCGCGAGCCGCTGCGCGAACTTCAGAACTGGATCGCGAACAATCCCGGCAAGGACCTCTCGATCGAAGCGCTCGCGCGCCGCACCGCGATGAGCCAGCGTAATTTCGCCCGCGTCTTTACCCGCGAAGTCGGCCAGACGCCTGGCGAGTTCGTCGAAAACCTGCGGCTCGAAACCGCGCGCCGCCGACTCGAGGAATCCGCCGACGGCGTCGATCTGATCGCGGCGGAATCCGGCTTCGGCACGCGCGAATCGATGCGCCGCGCGTTCGTGCGCAACCTTCACGTTCCGCCATCCGCGTATCGTAGCCGCTTCAACCAGAAACTAAGTGCATGA
- a CDS encoding peptidoglycan-binding protein, with amino-acid sequence MRPLSLTRPHMRGSDVVRWQQFLDSRGFYDGSIDGDFGEETEEATEVYQKESWLKVTGIVDPATIERAIRDGFSPPSDSSRRPHYTIEADIELTSEARSFMENLAERYYLETGMDLTVTSGTRTARSQAEAMYTNMRNGQDPRNLYSNYEAADEIWTAYNHQQTTGASRYDAVDAITRVIEGQVSRGVLISQHLRARAVDVRNRTMTSEQRDTFERLARDAGARASRENEHRDHIIMYSFDDRNHLAIKCLAFAISVASVVFAAIQPVTAIEDSLHCSPKVLYRGDTLTVDLPEPHGGLDFAIMHIDTFLISFEPNAGGKYPDTIAPVIPDPEFARMKQIKILTTSARGSLWNSWGWNSPHTLKPPQLIFTKSGSYEVLMGTPRGPEFEEFDGCWVTYFDYPKPNYSAKNPTN; translated from the coding sequence ATGAGACCTCTGAGTCTGACCAGACCACATATGCGCGGATCTGACGTTGTCAGATGGCAACAATTCCTTGACTCGAGGGGATTTTATGACGGCTCGATCGACGGCGATTTCGGCGAAGAGACAGAGGAAGCGACCGAGGTTTACCAGAAGGAATCGTGGCTCAAGGTAACCGGCATCGTCGATCCTGCCACCATCGAGCGAGCAATCCGAGACGGTTTCAGCCCGCCTTCCGATAGCAGCCGCCGGCCCCACTACACGATCGAAGCAGACATTGAGCTTACATCGGAAGCGCGGTCGTTTATGGAAAACCTTGCCGAGCGATACTATCTAGAGACGGGAATGGACCTAACTGTCACCAGCGGTACTCGCACAGCGAGATCTCAAGCCGAAGCGATGTACACAAATATGCGGAACGGCCAGGATCCTCGCAATCTGTACAGCAACTATGAGGCTGCCGATGAGATTTGGACGGCCTACAACCATCAGCAGACGACGGGGGCGAGCCGGTATGATGCGGTCGATGCGATTACGCGCGTAATCGAAGGGCAGGTGTCCAGAGGCGTTCTTATCTCACAGCATCTGCGGGCGCGGGCGGTGGACGTGCGAAACCGCACGATGACGTCAGAGCAGCGCGATACTTTCGAACGCTTGGCGAGAGATGCGGGCGCGAGGGCGTCGAGAGAAAACGAACATCGGGACCACATTATCATGTACAGTTTTGACGATCGAAACCATTTGGCCATTAAGTGTTTGGCATTCGCGATCTCAGTCGCGTCAGTCGTTTTTGCTGCGATACAACCTGTGACCGCCATCGAGGACAGCCTGCACTGCTCGCCCAAGGTTTTGTATCGTGGCGACACCTTGACGGTGGACCTTCCAGAGCCGCACGGAGGTCTAGATTTTGCCATCATGCACATAGACACATTCCTGATTTCATTTGAACCTAATGCGGGCGGCAAATATCCCGACACGATTGCCCCAGTAATCCCGGACCCCGAATTTGCCAGAATGAAGCAGATCAAGATTCTTACCACCTCTGCGCGCGGCTCCTTGTGGAATTCATGGGGATGGAACAGCCCTCATACCTTGAAACCGCCGCAGCTTATCTTCACGAAATCAGGTTCGTACGAAGTCCTGATGGGTACGCCTCGCGGGCCGGAATTCGAGGAGTTCGATGGCTGCTGGGTGACGTATTTCGATTATCCGAAGCCCAACTACAGCGCCAAGAATCCCACCAATTAG
- a CDS encoding RidA family protein yields MDQSNVVIPSEMKSLYDNFHFAPAVKDGDRLYCSGVIGMGPDGKASKEPETQFTQAFESLKSVLTAAGVTFADIVEMTTFHVGLQANMGTFMKVKDRFMTAPYPSWTAIGITELAVPGGLVEIKVIARLKR; encoded by the coding sequence ATGGACCAGAGCAATGTCGTGATTCCATCGGAAATGAAAAGTCTCTACGACAATTTTCACTTCGCGCCGGCGGTGAAGGATGGCGACCGCCTCTACTGTTCCGGCGTGATCGGGATGGGGCCCGACGGCAAGGCGTCGAAGGAGCCGGAGACGCAGTTCACGCAGGCGTTCGAGTCGCTGAAATCGGTGCTCACGGCGGCGGGCGTCACGTTCGCGGACATCGTCGAGATGACGACTTTTCATGTTGGACTGCAGGCGAACATGGGGACGTTCATGAAGGTCAAGGATCGATTCATGACGGCGCCGTATCCGTCCTGGACGGCGATCGGAATCACGGAACTCGCGGTGCCGGGCGGCCTGGTCGAGATCAAAGTGATCGCGCGGCTCAAGCGCTAA
- a CDS encoding amidohydrolase family protein, producing the protein MGAIDGDSHFIEPLDLFERYIDPKFRDRALRVIRDPATGAHEMLVDGQPLRLGDVDQLLGAVVGYGEKEKGKTLRDFDAYQFESARWQDMDGRVKFLDAEGFEAQVIYPTMGILWQGTVNDPMLADALCRAYNTWAFEVCASHRDRLVPAAHISLLDAELAAREMNRVAKLGCKTIFVASAPINGHSFGHPEVDPAWAAAQELDLSIGIHLVGHTEYTGSQWYRGVDPGFMFITMNVIQDPRMALTTMVYDGVLERFPKLRVATIEAASGWVGEWLERLDYRFSYMGHTSKMKRPASEYFARNIWISADPEERMLPLMVEFAGDDKFFVGSDYPHAEGFVRPVEKTRERLARLPEKSIQKVLRDNAKAFYRI; encoded by the coding sequence ATGGGGGCGATCGACGGAGATAGCCACTTTATCGAGCCGCTCGATCTGTTCGAGCGATACATCGATCCGAAGTTTCGCGATCGCGCGCTGCGAGTTATCCGCGATCCGGCGACTGGCGCGCACGAGATGCTGGTCGATGGGCAGCCGCTTCGATTGGGCGATGTCGATCAATTGCTCGGCGCTGTGGTCGGCTACGGCGAGAAAGAAAAGGGCAAAACCCTGCGAGACTTCGACGCGTATCAGTTCGAGAGCGCGCGATGGCAGGACATGGACGGACGGGTGAAGTTTCTTGACGCGGAGGGTTTCGAGGCGCAGGTGATTTACCCGACCATGGGCATCCTCTGGCAGGGCACGGTCAACGATCCGATGCTCGCCGACGCACTCTGCCGCGCGTACAACACCTGGGCGTTCGAAGTTTGCGCGTCGCATCGCGATCGGCTGGTGCCGGCGGCGCATATCTCCCTGCTCGACGCGGAGCTCGCGGCGCGCGAGATGAATCGAGTCGCAAAACTTGGCTGCAAGACGATCTTCGTCGCGTCGGCGCCAATCAACGGCCACAGTTTTGGCCATCCGGAGGTCGATCCCGCGTGGGCAGCCGCCCAGGAACTCGATCTGTCGATCGGAATCCATCTGGTTGGACATACTGAATACACCGGCAGCCAGTGGTATCGCGGCGTCGATCCCGGTTTCATGTTCATCACGATGAACGTGATTCAGGATCCGCGCATGGCGCTCACTACGATGGTGTACGACGGCGTGCTCGAGCGTTTTCCGAAGCTGCGGGTCGCGACGATCGAGGCGGCCTCGGGATGGGTCGGCGAATGGCTCGAGCGGCTCGATTATCGCTTCTCCTATATGGGGCATACCTCGAAGATGAAGCGGCCGGCCAGCGAATATTTTGCGCGCAACATCTGGATCAGCGCTGATCCGGAAGAGCGGATGCTGCCGTTGATGGTCGAGTTCGCGGGTGACGACAAATTTTTCGTGGGCTCGGACTATCCTCACGCGGAGGGCTTCGTGCGGCCAGTCGAAAAGACGCGCGAACGGCTGGCGCGGCTGCCCGAAAAGTCAATCCAAAAAGTTCTGCGCGACAACGCCAAGGCATTCTACAGGATTTGA
- a CDS encoding biotin carboxylase N-terminal domain-containing protein: MIPKKLLVATRGEIAIRILRAASELGVPTVAIFSEDDSLSLHIRKADQAIPLNGVGAAAYADIEQILSIAKAAGCDAIHPGCGFRSESAQFARRCGDAGITFVGPRAEIFDLFSDEQQARVLAERCGVPIVHDASTPPRSRRIEVQIVGDGASVCHLFERETSIQLVDQAIVAVAPCPSLDAAMRLAKEVSLDGLATFEFLIIENAGDDDGFAFVNAKPGLQPEHPVTEEILSIDLVKTELKLAGKTSLQEIGPGQNEIAKPRGFAIQLRINAESIDANGTIKPATGTLTAFEMPSGPGIRVDTSAYAKAHAHS, from the coding sequence ATGATTCCGAAGAAACTGCTGGTAGCCACCCGCGGCGAGATCGCGATTCGCATCCTGCGCGCTGCGTCGGAACTTGGCGTCCCGACCGTCGCGATTTTTTCCGAAGACGATTCGCTCTCGCTTCACATTCGCAAAGCCGACCAGGCGATTCCGCTGAATGGCGTCGGGGCTGCGGCATATGCGGATATCGAGCAGATCCTTTCGATTGCAAAAGCGGCCGGATGCGACGCGATTCATCCGGGTTGCGGCTTTCGGAGTGAGAGCGCGCAATTCGCGCGGCGATGCGGCGACGCCGGAATCACATTTGTAGGGCCGCGCGCCGAAATCTTCGATCTGTTCAGCGACGAGCAGCAAGCGCGAGTATTGGCCGAGCGATGCGGCGTCCCGATTGTGCACGATGCATCGACGCCGCCGCGCTCGCGCCGCATCGAAGTGCAAATCGTCGGCGATGGCGCGAGCGTATGCCATCTCTTCGAACGCGAAACCAGTATCCAGCTAGTCGATCAAGCGATCGTCGCAGTCGCGCCATGTCCGAGCCTCGACGCGGCGATGCGTCTCGCGAAAGAAGTGAGTCTCGACGGCCTCGCCACGTTTGAGTTTCTCATCATCGAAAACGCTGGCGACGACGATGGATTCGCGTTCGTCAACGCGAAGCCCGGACTTCAGCCTGAGCACCCCGTGACCGAGGAAATTCTCAGCATCGACCTGGTCAAAACCGAGTTGAAACTCGCGGGCAAAACGTCGCTGCAGGAAATCGGTCCAGGGCAAAATGAAATTGCGAAGCCGCGCGGCTTCGCGATCCAGCTTCGAATCAACGCCGAATCGATCGACGCGAACGGTACGATCAAGCCGGCGACAGGAACGCTCACCGCGTTTGAAATGCCGTCGGGACCGGGCATCCGGGTCGATACGTCCGCGTATGCTAAGGCTCACGCTCACTCTTGA